One Ostrinia nubilalis chromosome 6, ilOstNubi1.1, whole genome shotgun sequence genomic region harbors:
- the LOC135072835 gene encoding histidine-rich glycoprotein-like gives MKVLAAIVLVCLAATYARELDDDQKDLVAAASGKSSHHESGGGKEHHAHHHHEHGEKGHKGHKGHHHHHKGDHSDHGKHHHEGHHKEHGGGHKKHWDEHDHHGHHHEHGHHHKGGKHGHHKHHDKGEKTDGYHKKYHKDSFHKDHHFYDDHHHEGKHHKHGKHHGHHEKHDGGHKKGGHHEHGHHEHHHGKHGHHDKHHHDEDHHGHKGHHGHEEHHHHHHDHGKKGGHHDHKDWGFHHGKKH, from the coding sequence ATGAAGGTGTTAGCAGCTATCGTCCTGGTGTGTCTGGCGGCGACGTACGCCAGGGAGCTCGATGATGACCAGAAGGATCTCGTAGCAGCCGCCAGCGGCAAATCAAGCCATCACGAAAGCGGCGGCGGCAAGGAACACCATGCTCATCACCACCATGAACACGGAGAAAAGGGCCACAAAGGACACAAAGgacaccaccaccaccacaagGGCGATCACAGTGATCACGGCAAGCATCATCACGAAGGACACCACAAGGAACACGGTGGCGGCCACAAGAAGCACTGGGACGAACACGACCACCACGGACATCACCACGAACATGGCCATCATCACAAAGGAGGCAAACATGGACACCACAAGCACCACGATAAGGGAGAGAAGACCGACGGTTACCACAAGAAGTACCACAAGGACAGCTTCCACAAGGACCATCACTTCTACGATGACCATCATCATGAAGGCAAGCACCACAAGCACGGAAAGCACCACGGACACCACGAGAAACACGACGGCGGTCACAAGAAGGGTGGTCATCACGAACACGGTCATCATGAGCATCATCACGGCAAGCACGGTCATCACGACAAGCATCATCATGATGAGGACCACCACGGCCACAAGGGTCACCACGGTCATGAGGAGCATCACCATCACCACCATGACCATGGCAAGAAGGGCGGCCACCACGACCATAAGGACTGGGGCTTCCACCATGGAAAGAAGCACTGA